The DNA window cgcggccgcgccgctgcTCTGCGCCGGCGTCACGGTGTACAGCCCCATGGTGGAGTACGGCCTCAACGCGCCGGGCAAGCGCCTGGGCGTCGTCGGCCTCGGGGGCCTCGGCCACATGGCGGTCAAGTTCGGCAAGGCGTTCGGCATGACGGTCACGGTGATCAGCTCGTCCCCGGGCAAGCGTGAGGAGGCGACCGAGCGCCTTGGCGCCGACGAGTTCCTGGTCAGCCGCGATACCGAGCAGATGAAGGTAACAACTCGAGCTCAGATCGATCCTGCGACCATCAATTGCTGCCATGGCGGATGACTGACACAGTGACACGATGTGTCGATGTTATTTGTACGCAGGCCGCGGCGGGCACCATGGACGGCATCATCGACACGGTGTCGGCGTGGCACCCGCTGGCAGCGCTGCTCGAGCTTCTGAAGCCGATGGGGCAGATGGTGCTCGTGGGAGTGCCCAGCAAGCCGCTGGAGCTGCCGGCCTTCGCCGTCTGCCCGAGCGGGAAGCGCGTGGCCGGGAACGGCGTGGGCAGCATCGGCGACTGCCAGGCGATGCTGGACTTCGCCGGGGAGCACGGGATCACCGCGGACGTCGAGGTCGTCAGGATGGACTACGTCAACACGGCGATCGAGCGGCTCGAGAGGAACGACGTGAGGTATCGCTTCGTCGTCGACGTCGCCGGCAGCCTGGGCGCCGCTGCTTAGAAGCCAGTATAATTGCCTGCTCGCGCACAACGCTCTTCTATACCACTAGGATGTGATGTCGGCCATCGACACCTGAATAATTAGTGCAGGGCATTGCAGTGATGTACTACGATGTATTGCAAAACTGCCAAAGAAAGTTTTATGCATGAAAGCCGCTTATCCTACCTACGTTTATGCGTTAATCACATTTCACAtcgttttctttttttttacaaaatatAGTTTTCATACAGACGATCCAGTATACATGCACGCACACTCATTCCAGTGTACAAAACACGCACCCTGAGCCCATCCAAATAAAGACTAGGTTCGTAGACATTGAGATTGGTGAAATCTCTAACTTTATGAGAACAATGTTCACGGTTAAATGAAATTTTTACAGCTGATGTGCATGGTTTAATGTAGATCCATTAGTTTCAAAATATAACTTACGGATAAGCAAAATTTGGATCATTTTATAACTAGATAGATGCACCATTACCATTTAGCCATCACTCTCCTCCGAGAACTATATATTATGGTACTACTGCCCCAACTATCATTATCCCTTAAAGGTTAAGCGAGTGGTAAACCATGTACTCATTCTTTgttgtaaaaaaaataagaCTATGTAAAATAAAGTTTTGTACCATCATGAGctattattttaaatttattaGCTTGCTTAAATTATTATGGATTTATTAATATCATCTTTTCTATGGACATTAATATTAAACAATATTTAGCCAACGAGTCAAATGGGATGGCTCGAGCTTTTCCAACAAACCAGGCCAAATTCAATTGGCCGAGCTCATTAGCCTCAATGAGCCAAGCTGAGCCACCTCGTTATCAAGTGAGCCATACCAAGTCGAAATAGCTTGTTAGCCACCTGGCTGGATCTATGATACTCTCTCAGTTCCAGATTATAGCTCTTCTAgatatagattttgctatatatttagatatagtgtatatctaaatgcataataaaatttatacatCTGAAAATACTGAAACGAACTATAATTTTAAATGGAGGAAGAGTACATGTATCACATGCTTAATCATGACACGACAATTAACGTAGCGTAGGGATACATGACATGTCTCGACGGAACCAGTTTCTTCACGGAAGGGCTCTGATCACTAGTTGCATTCAGACGGACGCATCACTGGACTCCAATAAAGGAGTCTCGTCCGTCTTAAAGGTACTCAATCCCGGGTTGCTTGTTCGTGGGTTATACTGCTACGTGTGCGTGAATGCTAGTAGTGTTTTATATAGTAACGCACCTGCGGCAGTGACACCACCACCCTGGTGGTTTCGGAACGGCGCGGGCGCAGCGTGCAGAGCCAGAGCCCGACCCGACCAACCCACAGGATAGTGGGCCTGGCCTCGGGGTGTCGAAACGAAAACCACGGAGCGACGACGACGCCTGCTGGGTTCCTGGCCGCCGGTATTGGACTGCGACCGGCGCCCTCAGAACCCAGCATGACCGTGTGCGCTGATTCTACCGGCCATACGGTCGCGCACCCTGTTTACACTCTACTTATACATTGGAGATAAGTTCGCGCGGCACATCCTACCCGATTGTTACCAGTGACCACTGAATCAATCAGTCCTCTGCACTCTGCTCGTCGCAACTAAGCGCCCCTGTTTCTTCCTCTCGCCTGTTTGTTCTTCCCGTTCCAGCCTTCCAGGATGAGGGCGGCCATCGCGCTCACGATCTGCGCTCTGTCCGCGCTGCTGGCCGCGGCGCGCGGATCGGAGAAGCCGGCgaccgcggcggtggcggccgtgggcgtggcggcggccggcgacctCCTCCGCTCGGGCGGCCACCGCTACCTGGACGTCAGGTGActgtttgttcttcctctccccttGTTCAGGCTTAATTTTTGTGTGTGCTTTCCCTGTGCATTCACGCGTTAGTTACTAGCTTGCCTCTTGTCGTGCTGATTCCGAATCACGGGATCTAGTGCCTGGCAGAAACTATTTATTGGTCATCAGGCACCCGATTAAAACAAAAGATTGAGTTTGCTTTGGATGCAACCTCTGTCATCCTACCTTCGTCTGGTTGTTACATGACCTTCAGACCTTGGCTACGATGTCAGTCCTGCCACTCTCTGATCAGCTACCCTTTCCTACTGTTGACCACTATCTCAAATTCAGCTTGCATTAGAATCAATTTCTCAACTCAGTTGTGCTGGAAATAGTTCTCCAATCGATAGTTTTAGTAGCCGTTTTTTAGCCAGTGAGCTACTGTACTCTTTTCTGAAGATGAAGACGGGTTATTACCAGCCCTTTCAGTGGTGCTCGTGTCACGAAAAGAAATTTCAATTCTTTCAAAACAATAAACAAAAACCTTTCCGGCACTGGTTTCGTCATTTTATTCTTACACCGCACATGGATGTTTCTAGGATATAGCCTGCGGTATTGATTAATCTAAACACAAATtaacagaacagaggaggaatTCAGGGACGGGCATGTGAAGGATTCCCTTAACGTACCCTACGTTTTCTTCACCTCACAAGGCAAGTCTCCTAAACAGCTTCCTATAACGGCAGTACTACGTGTCAGGAATTTCTTGCCTAAGCTGTGAGATGTTCAGTTTGTCTACTGTACTGAATGTGACCTTGTATGGATTCCACCAGGAAGGGAGAAGAACCCCCAGTTCATTGAGCAGGTTGCGGCACATTTCGACAAGCAGGACAACATAGTTGTGGTATTACTGATGATCTATCCTTTTCTCTTCAGATCAATTGTATTTATAGGCCACGGCTtgtgtgttttttttttttgaaacgaaccAAGCAAGAGAGCTGCCAATTATATTAATAAAGAAGAAGGCTTGTGTGTGTTTTATGCTCATATTGATCTTTCTCTTGATTGTTATTGTGTTGATCCACTTTTTTTTCCTTCGAAGGGCTGCAAAAGCGGAGTAAGGTCTGAACTAGCGTGTTTTGATCTTATGGCAGCTGTAAGATCTCTTCCCTTTCCCCTTACTTTCCCTTGAGGCTTCAGTTGTCATTGCATAAATATGCAGCATAAGCCTGCACGATTGCATATTGTTCATCCAATCCGGTTTATGGTATGGAATCTAAGGCCTTAATAGCAAAAAAAACATAAAGTTGCAAGAATAAAATGATCCTATTTTCTTGCATGAACAATTTTGATTATGCAGTAGTGGTAAAAATAATTTTCTTAGGTCTTCGCCTTCAGCTACATGGATATTCAATACAATGAAATTCTACCATGCATAGCAGGATGTCGTTTGATGGTTTCCTTGTTCTGAAATGGGATATATTACAACCAAAATTGAAAGATTGTAAAACACAGGCTCAGTCGGTCAGTCCTAATGGCTTAACACAACCATAAAACACAAGGAAAGGTAGAGAAAAGCTCTGCTGAACCCGATCTATTGCAGTTTGTTGCAAGTCCTGAAACTCTACGGAGTAATTAAGATACTGAAAAAAAAGATATTATGTTTAAAAACCTTCTCCAGGCCCCACCTTGCATGGGAGATTTCATCTCTGAGTGCTATACGCCCTTTGTTGTTTTCTTGTGGCCATGCCAGGAGATGGCCCATAAAAGAATTTACTACTACTCAATTGGATTTCATTGAGAAGTGAAGCGAAGATTGGGGTAGCAATCTTATCACTTATCTTTTGTCATTTGTGATGGAAATATGGTTTTCTCCCTTCACTCAAATCAGCAGTTGCTCCTTATTTGGGAAAATAATTTGCTAAATTCATAGCCTGAACCCTCTGTTCGCACTATTTTTATCACATCTATAGTTCTAATACAATAAGTAATTTTACTTTGTAAAACAGAAAATGTTatgaaaattttatttatatGGTATAGTCGTCTTCTGTAGCATATGTCCAACATCACATAATGTTAGAGTGCAAACAAATTTAGTTCTCGCTGTTACCTTTATTCTTGCCTCACGCTACTTAGGGGATTTTCTTAATGCTGTCTTAAATCTCAAGAAAACATCTGAATCATTTGTTATGACTCGTCTGAAACATGTGAATGCTTATGAAAACAGGGATTTGAAAATGTGAATAACATGGAAGGTGGTTACGACGCATGGGTGGAAAATGACCTTGCTGTGAAGAAACCTCAAGCACAAGACGAACTATAGCTGCTGCTATTCTCCAGTAGTCCAGTTGTTCTTTTGCTTGATGTGTATTGTTACTATTGTATGGTGGATAAGTTAACGGTAGGTTTAATTGAACAAAACATATATAAACTTCTGTGAACATTTAAATCGTGAAGAAACCTTCTTAACAGATGCCATAAAGGATGTAAAAAGAACATGCTCCTTTATAAACAAGGTGCGAATGAATGAAAGTGGTTACAGCGTGATAGCTAGACCTGAAGCTTTGCTACATGTCCATATTTACTGTACAGTACAAATTATTCTACTCTCATAATATTATCTGTACTTTCACCCCAAAAAAATCCTATAAAAATTGGTGATAGAACGTTGCTTCTTGGAGATTACAACTATATGTCATTATGTCCACAGAGTCATATTGTTGAATACATCGTGTAATGAGAAGGATGAAAGTTTGGAGCACACTTGACAGataaaatttaattagtacACTTTTGATCATATATTACAATGATGAAATGTGCAAGAAAAAATAAGGCAAAACTGCGGTTGAACAATTTTTTGCGGATGACCACTATGTAATTATGGTAATTGACTGTAAAAGAGTGCGATTCTTGCATTTAAAATTGTCTCACAAATAATGCAGTTTTAGGTCTTATACCACCAAGGTGGACCTCAAACTCCGGCACGTGCCTCTGTTCGGAGTACTTGTTTATCCTCCACTTCTCAATCCTCTCGACATGGGCTCCCCTGTCTCTCCTCTCgtctctgcctcccctgctccaTGGTGCCCCTCCCCTCGTCCTCGTGGCGCATGGCAGCAGCGACGGCAATTATCACAACAATGGAGAATTGAGTTGATGGGGAAATTCTTGATAGTTTGTCTTGTGGTGAAACTGCAGCATCGATATTATATttttttcacatttttatcagaTTTGGATTCGAACACGGATAGACTCGGATACAAATGCGAATGTGGATTGCTTCGGTTACGAATATGAATAGATGCGTATCGAATACGGAGCGAACCGGATGCGCATAATGTCGGACACGGATATTTTTTCGGATATCGAGTAAAGGCAACATTTATTCATATCACACGTGTTGTAACATTCGAACACCCTGCAAATCCAAATTTTAGCTAGATTATGCTTAACGAAGCAAATTAACAAATAGTTACATGACATTTCTAACTTATTACATAGATGAGAGAGCTTCGATTACATGACATTCTAACTTGCTACATAACTTAGATTGGAGACACTCAATTAACAACATTATAACTTATTACATTGATGATACTTGACAAGCACTTAAATCGATTCGATTCGTCTGTTCCATGAGGCTATATTCACACTAAATCATGCTTGATTAACCAAATTAAATATGGATGACATACTATTTTAGGCACTCAATTACACAATTGACATTCTAAATTATTACATATTTAGCGATCAAATTATTGATAGAGTTTGAATTATTATACGATATTGAGTTTTTATTAAAATGCAACAAGTCTAATTATTGCTAGAGTTCGAGTTTAGTTCTCGAGCTAGACTAGGATAAATAAGATCCAACTCCAAAAGAGTATTCAGTAGATAGATTATACTTTTAGAAATTTTCTGGTgctaattttatatttttctgattttaaATAAATTAGTTATAAATATTTAGAGATTAAATCATATTTTTATTAATATATATATTTGGCATAATATAATTATTGTAATCTAAGTATCCGACTTGACTATCCGGATTATCCAACCAGATATCCGATATTCGACTGATATTATCCTTCTCATATCCGAATCAGTTATCCGAATGAACTATCCGAACTCGTATCGAAAATAGTACCTGAATCACTATCCAAATTCTTTTGGTTGATCGGTCGAGAAATATCTGTACTATTTACAACCCTATTTTTTTCATAGAGATGGAAGTCACCGTGTCGTCCTGGATGTAGCCTGGACTGATGTAGAATTCGATCTGTCCATTGGTTTTTATTCTATTTTTCGCTGTCGTATTGCAGCATTCGTTGCATCAATGTTCTTCGGTCATTTTTGAGAGCTTACCAGAATGAGCTGTGCTTCTTGACATGTGGGCATTGCAAATCTTCCTGGCATTCAGAAAAATTATGTGTTCTGGTCATCTTTACATCACCTTTGTTTTAATCTGTTTTTTGCTATCATTTCTATAACAAAGCTTAAATATCCCCTCGTTCAAAGGCCTCAtgagaatattttctttaagAATTAAATCCTCGAAAATTCCATTTGCGCTCTTCACCATAGTGAAGGAGGAGGCCTAAGTCTTATTATCTGTAAAACAAATGGAAATGTTGGATATTATTTTTCTGAAAACCACGTGTTCGTATCACGTGCAAAACTGGTATAGCTAGATAAAGACTTTAGTATTGTGTTAAGAAAAACATCAAATCAGAGTAACTTATAGTGCTCAGTTTACATGTACTTAAGCGCACCATATCTCTCTTATTTGTACGCACCAAACAATCAGAGCCACAAATCCACCATTAGCGCCTGAACTTATCAACAAGCGGCAATATATAGTCATTGGTTGGGGCCTCTGATTCGAGTATTCAACCTTCTGCAGCTTTGCCTAGGCAGCAGAGCCGAGGCTGCCGGCGACATCGACGACGAAGCGGTAGCGGACGTCGTTCTTCTCGAGCCGCTCCATCGCCGTGTTGACATAGTCCATCTTGATCACCTCCACCTCGGCGCCGATGCCGTGCTTCCCCGCGAACTCGAGCATCGCCTGGCAGTCCCCGACGCTGCCGACGGTGTTCCCGGCCACGCCCTTCCCGCCGGGCACGATGGCGTACACCGGCAGCTCCAGCGGCTTGTTCGGCACGCCCACGAGCACCATCTGCCCCAGCGGCTTCAGCAGCGCCAGCAGCGGCGCGATAGGGTGCCACGCCGACACCGTGTCGATGATGCCGTCCATGGTGCCCGTCGCCGCCTGCTCGTATATATCAGGAGGTCCCCTCGTGAGCTACAGAGAGATTCCGATCGGCGGCGACCGTGTCGAGAAGGACCAGATGGTGACGGCGCGGCGCACCTTCATCTGCTCGGGGTCGCGGCTGACCACGAACTCGTCCGCGCCGAGGTGCTCGACGGCCTCCTGGCGCTTGCTCGGGGACGTGCTGATGACGGTGACCTTCATCCCGAACGCCTTGCCGAACTTGACGGCGACGTGGCCGAGGCCGCCGAGCCCCACGACGCCCAGGTGCTTGCCGGGCTCGTTCAGGCCGTGGCGCATCATGGGGCTGTACACGGTCACGCCGGCACAGAGCAGCGGCGCGGTGCGGTCCAGCGACAGGCCGTCCGGGACGCGGAGCACGTAGTGCTCGCTCACGACGATGACGTCGGAGAAGCCCCCCTtcgtggccgcgccgccgtgcGCGCGGTCGACGCCGTTGGAGGTGAGCACGACCCCGGCGCAGTAGTTCTCGTGCCCCTTCCCGCAGCTGTCGCAGGAGCGGCAGGACCCGACGAAGTAGCCCACGCCCACCGTGTCGCCGGGCTTGAACCTCgtgacgccgccgccgacgccggccACCACGCCGACGATCTCGTGCCTGCGCGCGCCGACCACCAACGGGGAAATCAAAGGCCACTGCTTGAATCAGTTACGAGTTACTGTTCTTGGCTCAAATTAAATTTGCAGCGCGCCGTTCGCGACATCCGGCCGGCGGCGAACTGGATTACCCGGGGACGACGGGGTACATGGCGTTGCCCCAGTAGTTCTTGATGACGTGCAGGTCGGTGTGGCAGATCCCGCAGTAGAGCACCTTGATCGTGACATCGTCGTCTCTCGGAACCCTGAAATTGGGATCAGCAACAAGGATTCCATAAACTGGTACTAACTCTGTCAAGGAAGCACTCCGAACATTTTCCTCATCCAATTAGTTCTCGAGCCGATAGGCCCAATACCAAGTTCAGTAAAATCGACAAGGGGGCAGCTAGCTGAAAGCAACAGTCTACCCAACTCTAGGCGCGTATTGAATGTTACTCTCTTTTTCAGGCTTCAACAAAATATTGTACAATCTTAGGTAAGCCTTTTACCAAGGACTATGATTTAGAAATCTGAAACAGCGTGCTAAACTAGTGCATGACACTATGACAACTAAAGTAGCTTCAGAAGTTCAGATCATATCTGTCTCAAAAGAAGCTAGATTTAGCCATCTCTGCAACTGATAGATGTTTCAAGAACTCGGCAGATCAGAACTTCAGAAGCATACATGAGCAAGCAAAGCAGAGTGATCAACAGTGTAACGACAGTGACGAGAGTATGCGCCTACCTTCTGGAGAAGTTGTAGGGTGAGAGGACACCGGTGGCGTCCCTCGCCGCCcagcccagcgccgccgcgccgccttgCTCCTCCATCGCTTGCTCTCGCTTGTCCGCGGACGCCCTCGCCCTCGGCAGACGCAGAGCTCTCGAGGGCCACGCTACATTAACTCCGAGCGAGGGAGCAGCGGCTGCCCCGGGGCGGAAGGGCACGGGAAGAAATGGACTGTGGATGATGGCGTGAAAAGGATGGGACATAACCGCTCCACCCGGGGTCCTGttccgcgcgcgcgtgggcttGAGGAGAACCAACGTCCGAGAGAGAAGATCGAGCAGAAGAGGATTAGGAGTATAATCTGGAGAGAGCTTGTTATAAGGTGATTCATTGTTGGTGCACAACAAGGTAATAACTTCTTTCTTTTAAGTAGGAAGTAACTTCCGTCGTAGGGCTTTGCTGGTAAGAAAATGGGTAAATGCTTGCAAAGAAACAAAAAAGAGGGTGAAAAGCTAAGAGGGAAGTAGTATCAAAGAGGAGCGAGGGGTCCACAGTCCAGACCTTGACAACAGAGCAAAAGCAACTGTGGGCACAGTGATCCTGTTGTGCTCGTGCTGTGATTTACGCCTTGATATTTCTGCTGCTGTGTGGCTATCCTGCACTGAAAGCTGCATCTGATATTGGGTCCGAGCTAGGGAGGGTCGGGGTCCCCTCTAGCTTCAGGGTCTCTGTCAGGCCTCGCCATGGTTCTGGGTGCCGGACAACCAAGCCTTGATCCAGAGGCGGCATGGGTATTGGTATGTCTTCTTCAGGTTCTGACAGGACAGCGCTGGGTATCTAAGGGCAGACCCAGCCCAGTACATCAGCTCCAAGCTTCATGTCAAGTGGAGCGGTGGTTTTGCTCCCGGATAGAGCAGCATCTGGGAAGGCAAATGGAAAATAGCATATAAAATTTCAAGAGAGTGGATTCAACTTGAAGTAATCGAAATACTAGTGTATACAAACGATAGGGGCGAAAGCACCAACCTTTGCACTCAAATGAATGAAGTTCCAAGAATGAGTTCCCAAGCAAATCTCCCCACCGCTTTGCGCTTTTGTGATTTTGCATTTGGCCCAAAGTATTGATGGGTTGATTGACATGGCCAGTTCAGTTGGGCCTTGCAAGCACATACAAAATATGGAGGCCCACTTCGTTCTCCTTTTCTTTAAGCTGTCATTGAACTTTTTTTTGTCCACATTAGTTTTGCATCTTGAGCCATTTACCTCGAAACTCTTATGCACGGCTCATTTGTCTACCTATTGTGCTAGTTTTTTTTGGTGGGGGGAGCCTTTTGGTTCGATCTCAAAAGCTTAGAAATTACTAGTACTACATTAATTAGAGAAAAGAAATAAAACTGCCGACTACTGCCATGGTAAAAACTAGTAAATTCACCCACTGCTGCTGTTGTAAAAACTAACTGAAAACTCCTTTATACCTATTTATAAATTACCTATAACTATAATAGAAAAAAAACATAAAACACTGGTGTATCTTTTTACAAGGTGCCCTCCACTACAAGTATCATTACTAAAAAAATAACTCAAAATACAACTATACATATTTATAGCTATTACAAAAAAGCCAATACAACTTATGCTTTTCGCTAATACCCACCTTTATTACCATTCGCAATCAAGACAACCTATTTTAAGTAGCGCATAAGTTTGTTGCACAATGTATCTATTTAAGAAATAAAAGTTGTGGTTTCAAATAATCTTTTGAtctaaaatttaaaaaaaatagaaGCATAACCAGATGCAAAGAATAAAAGAGAGGATAACTGACCAATTCTAATCGTGCAAAGAAAAAAACAAATTTCCTTCGTTCCAAATGTAGGTCCTTTTAGTCTTACACTAAATCAAACTTCCTTTAACTTTAACTAGATTcatagaaaaatatattaatatcTATAATACCAAATGAAtgcactaacaaaatattttcatTAACAAAAAATTATTTGGTGTTGTGGATACTTGTATAATTTCCACATTTTTCATTTAAAGCGTTCTTAAGAAGATGCATTAGTATTCATAGAATATTATGCTGTAGATATTAGTACATTTTCGACAGAAAAAAAATGCGCTAATACAGAAGGTCTTAAAATGAACGGGAAAATTCACATTTTTCCACCTTCTGATTGATGA is part of the Panicum hallii strain FIL2 chromosome 2, PHallii_v3.1, whole genome shotgun sequence genome and encodes:
- the LOC112882179 gene encoding probable cinnamyl alcohol dehydrogenase 8D, with product MEQGGKAALGWAARDASGHLSPYSFSRRVQRDGDVTIKVLFCGICHTDLHIIKNEWGNAMYPVVPGHEVVGVVTDVGAGVTKFEAGDTVGVGYFVDSCRSCESCGAGHENYCPDVVLASNGVDSDGATTQGGFSDVVVVDQDYVVRVPRSLPLDAAAPLLCAGVTVYSPMVEYGLNAPGKRLGVVGLGGLGHMAVKFGKAFGMTVTVISSSPGKREEATERLGADEFLVSRDTEQMKAAAGTMDGIIDTVSAWHPLAALLELLKPMGQMVLVGVPSKPLELPAFAVCPSGKRVAGNGVGSIGDCQAMLDFAGEHGITADVEVVRMDYVNTAIERLERNDVRYRFVVDVAGSLGAAA
- the LOC112882012 gene encoding thiosulfate sulfurtransferase 16, chloroplastic-like; amino-acid sequence: MRAAIALTICALSALLAAARGSEKPATAAVAAVGVAAAGDLLRSGGHRYLDVRTEEEFRDGHVKDSLNVPYVFFTSQGREKNPQFIEQVAAHFDKQDNIVVGCKSGVRSELACFDLMAAGFENVNNMEGGYDAWVENDLAVKKPQAQDEL
- the LOC112882943 gene encoding probable cinnamyl alcohol dehydrogenase 8A; this translates as MSHPFHAIIHSPFLPVPFRPGAAAAPSLGVNVAWPSRALRLPRARASADKREQAMEEQGGAAALGWAARDATGVLSPYNFSRRVPRDDDVTIKVLYCGICHTDLHVIKNYWGNAMYPVVPGHEIVGVVAGVGGGVTRFKPGDTVGVGYFVGSCRSCDSCGKGHENYCAGVVLTSNGVDRAHGGAATKGGFSDVIVVSEHYVLRVPDGLSLDRTAPLLCAGVTVYSPMMRHGLNEPGKHLGVVGLGGLGHVAVKFGKAFGMKVTVISTSPSKRQEAVEHLGADEFVVSRDPEQMKAATGTMDGIIDTVSAWHPIAPLLALLKPLGQMVLVGVPNKPLELPVYAIVPGGKGVAGNTVGSVGDCQAMLEFAGKHGIGAEVEVIKMDYVNTAMERLEKNDVRYRFVVDVAGSLGSAA